TCGGTGGCGGCTGCCACGGCTGCGCTTCGGTGGATGTCACGCTCAAGCACGGCGTGGAGAAGACCCTGCGCGAGCGCGTTCCGGAGATTACTGCCGTGCGCGACGCCACTGACCACAGCGGCGGCAGCAATCCCTACTACAGCAAGAAGGAAGGTCAGTCCGCGCTGGGTTGACGCCGCGCGGTATGGACGTCCAAACAAAAAGGCCCGCCAATGGCGGGCCTTTTTCATCGGTTCCGGCGAGGCTTACGGCTTGTCGCCCTGGATGTGTCCCTGCAGGGTATCGAGCTTGGTGGGCAGGCTGGAGAAGTAGGCCGCCACGTCCTGGATGTCCTGGTCCGACAGCTGCGCCACAAAGCCCTTCATGATGGCGTTGTCGCGCTGGCCGGTCTTGTACTCGTTAAGGGCCTGCTGGATGTACATGTTGTACTGGCCAGCCAGGCGCGGGTACTGCGGATCGACCGCATTGCCGTCCGTGCCATGGCAGGCGAAGCAGGTCGCAGCCTTCTGCTTGCCGTTCTCGATGTTGCCCGCGGCCAGCAGCTGGGTGGAAGCGAACGCCAGGACGGCGCCGAATGAAAGCAGGGTCAGTGCACGTTTCATGCGGTTCGGGTCCTTGGCTTACTTGGCGAGGCTGGAGAGGTAGGCGGCGACGTCCTGGATGTCCTGGTCGGACAGACTCTGCGCCTGGGCCATCATCGTCGGGTGCTTGCGCTCGCCTGCCTTGTATTCGTGCAGCGCGTTGACGATGTACTGCTCGTTCTGCCCGGCGATGCGGGGAACGGGGTAATTCGGATAAGCGTTGGCGTAGCCAGGTACGCCATGGCAACCATTGCACGTGTAGATCAACTTGCGTCCGGCAGCTTTGTCACCCTCGGCATGCACGCTGGCAGTGGCGAAGAGAGCTGCGGCCACGGTCAGGCCAAGCAGTTGCAGTCGAGTCATCAGGATCGTCCCCACGATTCCGGCTGGTACATGGTGAATGTCGCGGCAGTATAGTCGTTGGATTCACGAACGGACAACATGTCGCAAGCCACTGATTTCAATCAATGAGGGATGTCACAGTGGTTTGGAGGGTGCGTGCACGGAGACCCGGCGCGCCATGACCAACGCTAGGGGCAATGCATGCAAAAGATGCTTGAAAAGGCCGGTAATCGACGCGTCCTGAAGGTCGCGGTGGCGGTAGCGATGGCCTTCGGCTTCGCGTGGCAGGTGGGTGAGGCGAGGGCAGCGAGCCCTGCGGCAGATTACCGCATCGTCGGCTACGTCGGGGATAGCCAGCCGCTGCCCCACGTGAGCGCCGACAAGCTCGACGTGATCAATTACGCCTTCGCCAAGCTCGAGCCCAAGGGGGACGTGATGTTCCCCAGTCCGGTGGCGGGCCAGACGCTTGCCACGCTCACGGGGCTGCGCAAGCTCAACCCGAATCTCAAGATCATCGTGTCCATCGGTGGCTGGGGCGCAGACTACTTCTCGGATGTGGCACTCACCGACGCCACGCGTCAGCGCATGGCCGACAGCGTGGCCGCGTTCATCGCGAAGTACGATGTGGATGGCGTGGACCTTGATTGGGAATACCCGAC
The nucleotide sequence above comes from Dyella telluris. Encoded proteins:
- a CDS encoding c-type cytochrome; translated protein: MKRALTLLSFGAVLAFASTQLLAAGNIENGKQKAATCFACHGTDGNAVDPQYPRLAGQYNMYIQQALNEYKTGQRDNAIMKGFVAQLSDQDIQDVAAYFSSLPTKLDTLQGHIQGDKP
- a CDS encoding c-type cytochrome, yielding MTRLQLLGLTVAAALFATASVHAEGDKAAGRKLIYTCNGCHGVPGYANAYPNYPVPRIAGQNEQYIVNALHEYKAGERKHPTMMAQAQSLSDQDIQDVAAYLSSLAK